ACTTTTACCGAACGACCTAATTCTAAGTCGGAGATATCTACATCAATGTAATCAGGCAGGTTAGCTGGTAAAGCTTTAATTTTAAGTTTTCTTAATTTAGAAACCAGTTTACCCCCGGCTAATACTCCTGGCGATACACCTACAAAACGAACCGGAACTTCAATTTTAACTTCTTTGTCTTCGCTTAATTCCAGGAAGTCAACATGCAGCAACATATCGTTTACCGGGTGAAACTGAATGTCCTGCATTACAGCCCGGTAGTGTGTACCTTCAATATTTAAATCCACGATATGTACTTCGGGAGAGTACACTAAATCACGAAATAAAATGGCTGGTGAATAAAAAGCTACTTGCTCCGAGCCACCGTATAATACACACGGTACATTAGCTTCGGCGCGCAGATCCTTTGAATCTTTTTTACCGAGATTTGCTCTTTTAAACCCTATAATCTCTAAAGTTTTCATTAATAAAATTTTTAATAATTGTTTTTAGCCGAAAAATCATGGTCGGCTTTCCATGTTTATTTTTAGCCCGCAGTCTACTGTTGATAGACCCCAGATTTAAATTACTTATTGTTAAAGGTTAAAAATTTAAAAAATTAACTTTCTAACCTTTCAACTTTCTAACCTTCCAACCAACTACAAAAACAGCGAGCTGATAGATTCGTGGGTTACCACGTTGCTAATGGCCCGGGCAAATAAATCGGCAAAAGATAAAACTTTAATTTTAGAAGATTCCTGCCGCAACGGTATGGTGTTGGAAACAACTAATTCTTCGAGTACCGAATTTTCAATACGCTCGTAAGCCGGGCCCGATAAAACCGCGTGGGTCGCAATGGCTCGCACGCTATTGGCACCTTTTTCTTTTAACAAGTTTGCGGCCAAAGTAATGGTTCCGGCCGTATCTACCATATCATCCACCAGAATTACGTCCATGCCTTCTACGTTACCGATAACTTGCATGCTGGCTACTTCGTTGGCTCGGGCGCGGTGTTTATCGCACACTACTAATTCCGCGCCGAAACGCTTCGCAAAAGTACGGGCACGTACTAAACCGCCCACGTCCGGCGAAGCAAAAATTAAATTATCTAAATTTAAATTTTTGATGTAGGGCACAAAAATAGCGGAACCATCCAGATGATCTACCGGAATATCGAAGAAGCCTTGAATCTGACCGGCGTGTAAATCGCAGGTCATTAACCGGTCGGCGCCGGCTGCTTGAATGGCATCGGCTACTACTTTAGCGCCTATGGCTACCCGGGGCTTATCTTTCCGGTCTTGGCGGGCGTACCCGTAATAAGGAACTACTACGGCTACCTGCGTGGCCGATGCCCGCTTAGCGGCATCTACCATCAGCATTAATTCCATTAAATTATCAGAAGGAGGGAAGGTAGACTGAATCAGGAAAACGTGACAACCGCGTACTGATTCGTTGAAGCTCGCAGAAATTTCGCCATCGCTAAACTTTTGTAAGCTGATATCCCCCAGCGTAGTGCCGTAGGCGGCGGCAATTTTCTCGGCCAGTTGGACCGATTGCGAACCCGAAAAGATTTTGACCTGCGCCATTTTAAAAAACTATGAGTTGAATGTAAAGTCTGTTAAAGAGGGGCAAAAGTACAGGATAAACCGCAATCGTGCACGCACTATTTTTTATTTAATTCCAACCCGGCTATTAACAAAATTAACAATGCGCTTCGTTCGGAAAATCCAAAGTGGCACATTGTTAATTTCTTTTTTTGTTGTCCGACCAGGTTTCGAACCTGGACTCTTCTGAACCAAAATCAGACGTGTTGCCAGTTACACCATCGGACAATTTCCCGCTCTATTACTGATTGGGAGCACAAATATACGGGGAAGAATTAAGATTCAAAATTTCTGCAACAAAAAAATTAAGCCTTATTGCATGATTTTTTCTAAGGCCGTGTCGTACAGGTTTTTAATTTCTGCAATGTCATGAAAAGTTTCGCCATCAATGCGGCAAAGCTGCGCATGAACAGTACCCAGGTGTTCAAAAGCGGTATTTTGCTCCGCCAGTAAAGTTTCAAATGCCTCTTTTTGCTCCGGACTAACCGACACCAACACGCGGCTTTGACTCTCGCCAAACAAATATGCATCCTTCCGGAATTCACCGTTGGTGTGCACCTCAAAACCCAGCTCGTTTGGCATTGCCGATTCCACTAAGGCAATATACAACCCACCATCCGATAAGTCGTGCACCGACTGACCTAAATTTTGTTGGATAAGCGCTTTTACGGTGGTTTGTACTTTTAATTCTTCGTCCAGGTCAAAAGCCGGGGCAGGCGATAATTTTACGTTCTGGTACGAATACAAATACTCCGAAGAATTAATATCGTTTTTGGATTCGCCAACCAAGTAAATTAAATCGCCCGCTTTTTGGAACGCCAGGGTAGTAGCGTTTTCTTTTTGTTCTACTAAACCCAACATACCAATGGTAGGCGTCGGGAATACCGGGCCTTCGTCGGAAGACTGGTTGTAAAAGCTTACGTTACCACCCGTAACCGGAGTGCCAAATTTTTCGCAGGCTTTTTTCATACCTTTAATGGCGCCC
The sequence above is a segment of the Adhaeribacter swui genome. Coding sequences within it:
- a CDS encoding 50S ribosomal protein L25/general stress protein Ctc encodes the protein MKTLEIIGFKRANLGKKDSKDLRAEANVPCVLYGGSEQVAFYSPAILFRDLVYSPEVHIVDLNIEGTHYRAVMQDIQFHPVNDMLLHVDFLELSEDKEVKIEVPVRFVGVSPGVLAGGKLVSKLRKLKIKALPANLPDYIDVDISDLELGRSVKVNKIQAANYTILSNPASPVATVTIPRALKQQQNEK
- a CDS encoding ribose-phosphate pyrophosphokinase, translated to MAQVKIFSGSQSVQLAEKIAAAYGTTLGDISLQKFSDGEISASFNESVRGCHVFLIQSTFPPSDNLMELMLMVDAAKRASATQVAVVVPYYGYARQDRKDKPRVAIGAKVVADAIQAAGADRLMTCDLHAGQIQGFFDIPVDHLDGSAIFVPYIKNLNLDNLIFASPDVGGLVRARTFAKRFGAELVVCDKHRARANEVASMQVIGNVEGMDVILVDDMVDTAGTITLAANLLKEKGANSVRAIATHAVLSGPAYERIENSVLEELVVSNTIPLRQESSKIKVLSFADLFARAISNVVTHESISSLFL